Proteins from a genomic interval of Zingiber officinale cultivar Zhangliang chromosome 2A, Zo_v1.1, whole genome shotgun sequence:
- the LOC122041266 gene encoding oligouridylate-binding protein 1-like isoform X1, which translates to MQQQQQQLRFKQQQQALMQHALLLQQQQQPQQQSLYPHPGLLAGPQIEPILSGNLPPRFDPSTCRSVYVGNVHLQVTEPLLQEVFQSTGLVEGCKLIRKEKSSFGFVDYFDRRSAALAIMTLNGRQLFGQPIKVNWAYASGQREDTSGQYNIFVGDLSPEITDATLFACFSVYPSCSDARVMWDQKTGRSRGFGFVSFRNQQDAQGAINDLTGKWLGSRQIRCNWATKGANANEEKQSSDSKSVLELTNGSTAEDVQENANDDGPENNPQYTTVYVGNLAHEVTQVDLHRYFHALGAGAIEDVRIQREKGFGFVRYSNHSEAALSIQLGNGRVFCGKPIKCSWGSKPTPPGIASTPLPPPAAAPFPGLSTADLFGYDRVLALSKLGANQALMQAPGQLPMKQAAMGLGAGASQALYDGGYQNAGAAQQLMYY; encoded by the exons atgcagcagcagcagcagcagctcaGGTTCAAGCAGCAGCAGCAGGCCTTGATGCAGCATGCACTCCTCctccagcagcagcagcagccacAGCAGCAGTCGCTCTATCCTCACCCGGGCCTCTTGGCCGGCCCTCAG ATAGAGCCTATCCTAAGTGGAAATCTACCTCCTAGATTTGACCCAAGCACATGCCGGAGTGT CTATGTAGGCAATGTTCATCTTCAAGTTACTGAACCCCTTCTTCAAGAAGTTTTTCAAAGTACTGGTTTGGTCGAGGGATGTAAGCTTATTAGGAAAGAGAAG TCATCCTTTGGCTTTGTTGATTATTTTGATCGCCGTTCTGCTGCTCTTGCAATTATGACACTTAATGGGAGGCAGCT GTTTGGTCAACCTATTAAGGTTAACTGGGCGTATGCCAGTGGGCAAAGAGAGGACACATCAG GGCAGTATAACATATTTGTTGGTGATCTTAGCCCTGAGATTACAGATGCTACATTGTTTGCATGCTTCTCTGTATATCCAAGCTGCTC GGATGCAAGGGTCATGTGGGACCAAAAAACTGGTCGTTCAAGAGGGTTTGGTTTTGTTTCTTTCCGGAACCAACAG GATGCTCAAGGTGCCATAAATGACTTGACTG GCAAGTGGCTTGGCAGTCGGCAAATTCGTTGTAACTGGGCTACAAAGGGAGCTAATGCTAATGAGGAGAAACAAAGTTCAGATTCAAAAAGTGTCCTGGAACTAACAAATGGATCTACTGCAG AAGATGTACAAGAAAATGCAAATGATGATGGTCCAGAGAATAACCCACAATATACCACTGTATATGTTGGTAATCTTGCTCATGAG GTTACTCAGGTTGATCTCCACCGTTATTTCCATGCTTTAGGTGCTGGAGCGATTGAGGATGTCCGCATACAACGTGAAAAAGGGTTTGGTTTCGTGAGATACAGTAACCATTCTGAAGCTGCTTTGTCTATCCAACTGGGAAATGGCCGAGTTTTCTGTGGAAAGCCAATTAAG TGTTCATGGGGTAGCAAACCAACTCCACCTGGGATAGCCTCCACCCCGCTCCCCCCACCTGCAGCCGCTCCATTCCCTGGACTTTCCACAGCTGACCTCTTTGGTTATGATCGCGTCCTTGCATTAAGCAAGCTGGGCGCGAACCAGGCACTGATGCAAGCTCCGGGTCAGCTTCCAATGAAGCAGGCTGCCATGGGACTGGGTGCAGGCGCGAGCCAGGCTCTCTATGATGGCGGGTACCAAAATGCTGGCGCAGCCCAGCAGCTGATGTACTACTAG
- the LOC122041266 gene encoding oligouridylate-binding protein 1-like isoform X2 produces MQQQQQQLRFKQQQQALMQHALLLQQQQQPQQQSLYPHPGLLAGPQIEPILSGNLPPRFDPSTCRSVYVGNVHLQVTEPLLQEVFQSTGLVEGCKLIRKEKSSFGFVDYFDRRSAALAIMTLNGRQLFGQPIKVNWAYASGQREDTSGQYNIFVGDLSPEITDATLFACFSVYPSCSDARVMWDQKTGRSRGFGFVSFRNQQDAQGAINDLTGKWLGSRQIRCNWATKGANANEEKQSSDSKSVLELTNGSTADVQENANDDGPENNPQYTTVYVGNLAHEVTQVDLHRYFHALGAGAIEDVRIQREKGFGFVRYSNHSEAALSIQLGNGRVFCGKPIKCSWGSKPTPPGIASTPLPPPAAAPFPGLSTADLFGYDRVLALSKLGANQALMQAPGQLPMKQAAMGLGAGASQALYDGGYQNAGAAQQLMYY; encoded by the exons atgcagcagcagcagcagcagctcaGGTTCAAGCAGCAGCAGCAGGCCTTGATGCAGCATGCACTCCTCctccagcagcagcagcagccacAGCAGCAGTCGCTCTATCCTCACCCGGGCCTCTTGGCCGGCCCTCAG ATAGAGCCTATCCTAAGTGGAAATCTACCTCCTAGATTTGACCCAAGCACATGCCGGAGTGT CTATGTAGGCAATGTTCATCTTCAAGTTACTGAACCCCTTCTTCAAGAAGTTTTTCAAAGTACTGGTTTGGTCGAGGGATGTAAGCTTATTAGGAAAGAGAAG TCATCCTTTGGCTTTGTTGATTATTTTGATCGCCGTTCTGCTGCTCTTGCAATTATGACACTTAATGGGAGGCAGCT GTTTGGTCAACCTATTAAGGTTAACTGGGCGTATGCCAGTGGGCAAAGAGAGGACACATCAG GGCAGTATAACATATTTGTTGGTGATCTTAGCCCTGAGATTACAGATGCTACATTGTTTGCATGCTTCTCTGTATATCCAAGCTGCTC GGATGCAAGGGTCATGTGGGACCAAAAAACTGGTCGTTCAAGAGGGTTTGGTTTTGTTTCTTTCCGGAACCAACAG GATGCTCAAGGTGCCATAAATGACTTGACTG GCAAGTGGCTTGGCAGTCGGCAAATTCGTTGTAACTGGGCTACAAAGGGAGCTAATGCTAATGAGGAGAAACAAAGTTCAGATTCAAAAAGTGTCCTGGAACTAACAAATGGATCTACTGCAG ATGTACAAGAAAATGCAAATGATGATGGTCCAGAGAATAACCCACAATATACCACTGTATATGTTGGTAATCTTGCTCATGAG GTTACTCAGGTTGATCTCCACCGTTATTTCCATGCTTTAGGTGCTGGAGCGATTGAGGATGTCCGCATACAACGTGAAAAAGGGTTTGGTTTCGTGAGATACAGTAACCATTCTGAAGCTGCTTTGTCTATCCAACTGGGAAATGGCCGAGTTTTCTGTGGAAAGCCAATTAAG TGTTCATGGGGTAGCAAACCAACTCCACCTGGGATAGCCTCCACCCCGCTCCCCCCACCTGCAGCCGCTCCATTCCCTGGACTTTCCACAGCTGACCTCTTTGGTTATGATCGCGTCCTTGCATTAAGCAAGCTGGGCGCGAACCAGGCACTGATGCAAGCTCCGGGTCAGCTTCCAATGAAGCAGGCTGCCATGGGACTGGGTGCAGGCGCGAGCCAGGCTCTCTATGATGGCGGGTACCAAAATGCTGGCGCAGCCCAGCAGCTGATGTACTACTAG